Genomic segment of Calditrichota bacterium:
CTTTTCGCTTGTGCAATCGCGTCGTGAAATCGGAATTTATCCCGCAGGCGATTCTCAAATTTCGCCGGCCGCCGAACGTAGAAGATGTGCGAACCATTTACACAGGTTTGTTAAAAGACCGCACTTTTTTCCTGGGAAATTTGCAAAGATATTTTTTCAAACCACCGCTGGCATATTCTTTTTACCCGACCGAAGGAGCAAGAACCTACCGCATTCGCCGCTCCCTTTTGTGGGGATTCTTTGCCGTCTTGTTTTTATTGGCGCTGGAAATCGTGATTTCAAAAAAAAGAAAATGAAAATTTCAATCAAAATGGCAAAATTTAACCTTTTTTTTCTGGTTCACTGTCAGGAAAAGAAATAAATAATACGACAACAAAAGCAATGACTGAAATTAAGCTGGCAAAAACGAACATGTCGGACAAACCAATTTTGTCAGCTAACGCTCCCAACGGCGTCATGATCAAGCCGCCGATTCCCCAACCTAATCCCATCATCAGCGACGACATGAAACTGGCATTTTCCAGGGAAATTTTTTGCCCCAACACAATGTTCACCGCAGTGGACGAATTGAGCGAAAATCCGATCATCGCTACAAAAATTAATCCGACGGTCAGCGGCAAATGCAAAAAAGCCAACGTGAACGGAAACACGAAAAAGTAGGAAAAAGCCAGCACTTTTTTGCCGCCCCAGCGATCAAAAAAGTGGCCGCCGAGAAAAATGCCGGCGATTGATGAAAATTGAAATACCGCCAATCCCAAAGCTCCGGTGAAAACCGAATGACCTCGCGATGTCAGATAAAGCGGAATGAATCCGGAGAATGCCAAAACGAGCGTCGCGCGCGCAATAACCAGAAAATTTAATTTGAAAATGAGTTGCCGATTTTTTCGAACGAGGTCAAAAACTCTGGGCCTCTCCCGATAGGAAATGATTGGCGCATCCGACCCGATCACGTAACGAAAAAACGTCAGAAAAAACAGTGCCGAGAACAACACCGTAAAAATTGTCGCTCGCAATCCGAATGATTGAATGACGGGAATAATGCTGATATTACCCAGCGTCACGCCCAGTACGCCAGCCGTGTTAAAAGTGGACATGGCAAGCCCTTGCCGCTGGTGATTTCCCCTGCCAACTAATGCCGCAGCCTGAGGATGAAAAAACGCTGTGCCGATTCCGCTCAAACAGAGAATGATCAGCAGCGTCCAGTAGGAATTAGTCCAGCCAATGAATCCCATAAAAACGCCAGCCACCACCGGGCCGAAGAGAACAAAATAATAGCGCCGAATGCGATCCGCGATAAAGCCCGCGACCGGCTGCACCAGCGAGTTGGAAATGGCAAAAATGGACATGAGCGATCCGGCAGACATGAGCGAAAGTTGTAATTTATCAACAATAATTGGCAGTAGCGGCGAAAGGAAGCCGTTGTAATAATCATTGAAAAAATGACCAGCAGTCGCCAGCCAGAAACTTTTTTGTTCTCCGAAAATTCGTTTCAAATTCAAAAAATCATTCCTCTCGATCTAATCATTTCGAACTCGACAGTCAGGTTAGTTCAATTTTTCAATGAGACGATCAATTTCATCCCAATCTTCCGGTTCAATTTTAACGTTCGCCGCAGCGGCTGTTTCCTGAATTTGATCGGGCCCACGCGCGCCAACGATCGCTGAAGTTACCGCCTCGTTCCGCAAAACCCAGGCGATTGCTAACTGCGCCACCGTGACGTCAAATTTTTCTGCAAACGGACGAAGCGCATCAATTAAAGCCAGATTTTTCGACAATTTCGGTTCTCGAAAATCGTGTGATTTACGCCGCCAATCGTCCGCGGCTAATCTTTCCGCATCAAACTTTCCGGTCAACAAGCCGGATTTCATCGGGCTGTAAACGACGACGCCCGTGCCATTCTTCTGGCAAAAAGGCAAAATTTCCTTTCCCGCGCCCCTGTCGAGCATGTTGTAGAGCGGCTGCAGTGAATCAATATGAGCAATTTTTTCCGCCCGCTGCATCAATTCCACATCAAAATTGGAAACGCCCAGGTAACGAATCTTGCCTTCATCTTTCAGTCTAACCATTGTTTCCCAAGACTTTTCTACCGGCATATTCGGATCAGGCCAGTGAAATTGAAACAAATCGATGTAATCCGTATCCAGCCGACGCAAGCTGTCCTCTGCCTCTTTGCGGATGCTCACCGGCGACAAATCATTGCGGATTTTTCCCTTGCTGTTCCAGACAAGTCCGCATTTTGTGGCGATAAAAAACTTTTCACGAATTCCCTTGAGAGCGCGTCCGACAATTTCCTCAGAATGACCGAGACCGTAAACCGGCGCCGTATCGATCCAGCTAATTCCCAAATCCAGCGCGCGATGAATCGTGCGAATAGAATCATCATCGTCCTGTTTGCCCCAGCCCCATTGCCAGGGGCCACCGATTGCCCAGGCGCCCAGACCGATGACGCTCAACTCGGGACCATTTTTGCCTAATTTTCTGGTTTTCACTTTTTCTCCGCTTTGAGGTCTTTTTAAGGTGTACTCCACCTTGAAGGTGGGCACACCTTAATTTCCACTATTTTTCCTTCAGATACCAATTCGCCGCATCACCAATCAAATCCTGCACATCAGCAATCAGCCGATGCGGATCGAGCAAAAAACCGTCTTGCAGCATCAATACCTGAAATAATTGATTGACCAATTTCTCAAGATACTTATCTTTAGCATCTTTCTGGTACATTTTGAGCATATTCCGAATAAGCGAATGATCCGGGTTGATCTCCATGACTTTCTTCGGCGGCGGCGTGTCTTTATTCACGATTTGCATAATTCTGGACATCTGTGCCGAAATGCCCCCCTCTGCCGTCACCAGCACTGCCGGACTGTCAGTCAAACGCTGTGACAAGCGCACTTCTTCCACTTGATCGCCGAGGATATTTTTCATTCTCGTGCACAATTTTCCCAATTCGCTATCAGACGGCTTTTCTTCTTTTTCTTTCTCTTCCTTTTTCTCATCTTTTTCGGTTTTTATCTCTTTCAAAGATTCCAGAT
This window contains:
- a CDS encoding MFS transporter yields the protein MNLKRIFGEQKSFWLATAGHFFNDYYNGFLSPLLPIIVDKLQLSLMSAGSLMSIFAISNSLVQPVAGFIADRIRRYYFVLFGPVVAGVFMGFIGWTNSYWTLLIILCLSGIGTAFFHPQAAALVGRGNHQRQGLAMSTFNTAGVLGVTLGNISIIPVIQSFGLRATIFTVLFSALFFLTFFRYVIGSDAPIISYRERPRVFDLVRKNRQLIFKLNFLVIARATLVLAFSGFIPLYLTSRGHSVFTGALGLAVFQFSSIAGIFLGGHFFDRWGGKKVLAFSYFFVFPFTLAFLHLPLTVGLIFVAMIGFSLNSSTAVNIVLGQKISLENASFMSSLMMGLGWGIGGLIMTPLGALADKIGLSDMFVFASLISVIAFVVVLFISFPDSEPEKKG
- a CDS encoding aldo/keto reductase, encoding MKTRKLGKNGPELSVIGLGAWAIGGPWQWGWGKQDDDDSIRTIHRALDLGISWIDTAPVYGLGHSEEIVGRALKGIREKFFIATKCGLVWNSKGKIRNDLSPVSIRKEAEDSLRRLDTDYIDLFQFHWPDPNMPVEKSWETMVRLKDEGKIRYLGVSNFDVELMQRAEKIAHIDSLQPLYNMLDRGAGKEILPFCQKNGTGVVVYSPMKSGLLTGKFDAERLAADDWRRKSHDFREPKLSKNLALIDALRPFAEKFDVTVAQLAIAWVLRNEAVTSAIVGARGPDQIQETAAAANVKIEPEDWDEIDRLIEKLN
- a CDS encoding molecular chaperone HtpG — translated: NPHLEIFKQKGVEVLYSYDPIDEFVLSGLSQYKEKMIVSADQADLESLKEIKTEKDEKKEEKEKEEKPSDSELGKLCTRMKNILGDQVEEVRLSQRLTDSPAVLVTAEGGISAQMSRIMQIVNKDTPPPKKVMEINPDHSLIRNMLKMYQKDAKDKYLEKLVNQLFQVLMLQDGFLLDPHRLIADVQDLIGDAANWYLKEK